In Actinomyces marmotae, the DNA window ACGCCGTGCCGGGCGGCGAGATCGAGGACGGCGCGCGCGGACTTAGCGCCCTCGGCCACGCCCCGCGAGGCCGAGGCGGCCTCGTTAACGCTCATGCCCTCGCCGAGGTGACGGCCGAAGGACTGGTTGCGGCTCAGTGGCGAGGAGCAGGTGGCCACGAGGTCGCCCATCCCGGCCAGGCCCGCGAAGGTCTCGGGGCTCGCGCCCAGGGCCAGACCCAGGCGGGTGATCTCCACCAAGCCCCGGGTAATGATCGTGGCCTTGGAGTTGTCGCCGTAGCCCCGGCCGGCGGCCATGCCGACGGCGAGCGCGATGACGTTCTTGACCGCCCCGCACAGCTCAACGCCGAGCACGTCGGTGTTCGTGTAGGGGCGGAAGGCGGCGGTGGCGCAGGCGGCGGCCACGCGCACGGCCAGGCCCTCGTCCGCCGCGGCGATGACGGTGGCGGTGGGCTGCCGCGCGGCGATCTCGTCGGCGAGGTTGGGGCCGGAGACCACGGCGAGGCGCTCAGGCCCCGCCTGGAGGGCCTGGCCCAGGACCTCGCTCATGCGCATCCCGGTGCCCAGTTCAATGCCCTTCATGAGGGAGACGACGGCGACGCCCTCCTCAAGGCGCCCGGCGAGGGGGGCGACGATCCCCCGGGCGGCCTGGGAGGGCACGGCGACGACCAGCATCTGCGCGCCCCTGACGGCCTGGGCCATGTCCGTCGTCGCCCGCACGCCGGCGGGCAGGCGCAGGCCGGGCAGGTAGCGCTCGTTGGCGCCGGCGTTGATCTCCTCGGCGATCTCAGCCCGGCGCGCCCAGATGGTCGCGCTGCCGCCGGCCTCGGCGATGAGGGAGGCGAAGGCGGTGCCCCAGGCCCCTGAGCCGATGATGGCGGCGCGGGCCGGCGCCCCCTGGCCGGTCACAGCCCGGCCTCCTCCGACTCGACGCGGCCGCCCGGGGCATCACCGGCCCCGGGCTCGGGCCGGGCGGCCACCCCGGGGGCCGCCCCCGGGTCCGGGTCGGGCCGGCGCTCACCATAGGCCCCGGGGCCGTGGTCGATGTCGTAGCGCGGGTCGAAGGGGCGGGGCGCCTTCTCGCCCCGGATGACCTCGAGTTCGGCGGTGATGGCGCGCATGATCTCAGCGGTGCAGGCGCGCACGGCGTCGTGGTCGTCGGTGTCGCTGCCGAAGCGGGTGAGGTCCAGCGGCTCGCCCACGCGCACCGTGACGGGCTTGGGCGGGAAGGGGTGGAAGGCGTCGGTGCAGGTGTCCATGATGTCCTGCCCGCCCCACTGCGCCATGGGGATGACGGGCACGCCGGTGCTCATGGCCAGGCGGGCCGCGCCGGTCTTGCCAACCATCGGCCACTTCAAGGGGTCGCGGGACAGCGTGCCCTCGGGGAAGATCATGATGACGCCGCCGTCGGCGAGGACCCTCTCGGCCTCGCGCAGGGCGTCGGAGGCGCTCGCCGTACCGCGCTGAACGGGGATCTGGCCGCCGGCGCGCAGCACCTGCCCGACCACGGGGATCTTGAACAGGCTGGCCTTGGCCAGGGAGTAGGCGGGGATATCGGCGTCCACGAGCGTGCGCATGGCGGTGAGGGCGTCGATATTGGACAGGTGGTTGGCCACGGCGATGAAGCCGCCGTCGGCGGGGAAGCGCTCGACACCGGTCACGCGCTGGCGCGAGACGATCTTGAGGAAGGGGATGATCGCTCCGCGCGAGGCGAAGCGGTAGAACAGGCTCATAGGACGCTTCTGAGGCACGGCACGACTCTAGCCGGATCGGGCCCGGCCGCGCCGCCTCACCGGGCGCGGCGCCCTCGTGTCGCGCGGCGTCAGGCCAGGCGGGTCACCTTGGCGTCCAGTGAGCCCAGTTTGCTCATGAAGTGCTCGTAGCCGCGGTCGATGAGGTTGATGCCCTCCACGCGGCTCGTCCCCTGGGCGGCCAGGGCGGCGATGAGGTGGGAGAAGCCGCCGCGCAGATCGGGCACGACGATATCCGCGCCGCGCAGGGGCGTGGGCCCGGAGATGACGGCGGAGTGGTAGAAGTTGCGCTGCCCGAAGCGGCAGGCGGTCCCGCCCAGGCACTCGCGGTAGACCTGGATGGCCGCGCCCATCTTGCACAGGGCCTTGGTGAAGCCGAAGCGGTTCTCGTAGACGGTCTCGTGGACGATCGAAACGCCGTCGGCCTGGGTGAGGGCCACGACGAGCGGCTGCTGCCAGTCGGTCATGAAGCCGGGGTGGACGTTGGTCTCCACGACGATGGAGCGCAGGTCCCCGCCGGGGTGGTAGAAGCGGATGCCGTCGTCGCGCACGTCGAAGGCGCCGCCGACCTTCCGGAAGATGTTGAGGAAGGTCGTCATATGGCTCTGGTGGGCGCCGTGGACGAAGACGTCGCCGCCGGTGGCCAGGGCTGCGGAGGCCCAGGAGGCCGTCTCGATGCGGTCAGGCAGGGCGGTGTGCCGGTAGCCGGCGAGCTCCTCGACGCCCTCGATGTGGATGATGCGGTCGGTGTCCACGGAGATGATGGCGCCCATCTTCTGCAGCACGTCCACCAGGTCCATGATCTCGGGCTCGACGGCGGCGCCGCGCAACTCGGTGCGCCCATCGGCGCGCACGGCGGTGAGCAGGGTCTGCTCGGTGGCGCCGACGCTGGGATAGGGCAACTCGATGACGGTGCCGCGCAGGCCATCGGGCGCGGTCAGGCGGATGCCGGCCTCGAGCTTGTCGACGACGGCGCCGAAGCTGCGCAGGATGTCGAGGTGGAAGTCGATCGGGCGGTCCCCGATGCGGCAGCCGCCGAGGTCGGGGATGAAGGCCTCGCCGAGGCGGTGCAGGAGGGGCCCGCAGAACAGGATCGGGATGCGCGAGCTGCCGGCGTGGGCGTCGATGTCCGCCACATGGGCCGCCTCCACGCGGGAGGGGTCGAGGCGGAGGATGCCGGCGGTCTGGTCGTAGTCCACCTGGACGCCGTGGAGGGTCAGCAGTCCGGAGACCACCTCGACATCCCGGATGAGGGGGACGTTGCCGAGCACCGACGGCGTCGTGCCGAGCAGCGCCGCAACCATCGCCTTGGGGACGAGGTTCTTCGCGCCGCGCACGGTGATCTCACCGCTGAGCGGGCGGCCGCCCTCAACCTGAAGAAGACCGTCGACCATGCCTACCTCCTTAACGCCGCGCGGCTGGGTCCGCGCTCCGCCCGGCGCAGGGACGGCGGGCCAACCAAGCATAGGCGAGGCCAGGCGCCCGGCCGACCTCCTCAGGGTGTGGGCATCTCCGCACCGCGGGCGGGAACGACCTCGGCGGGGGGCAGGTGGCGGGCGGGCAGGGTGGCGGGCTTGAAGGAGGGGCGGGCGGCCTCGTAGGCGCTGATGGCCTCCTCCTCGGTGAGGGTGAGCGAGATGTCGTCGAGGCCCTCCATGAGGCACCAGCGCACGTAGTCGTCGATGGCGAAGGTGGTGCGCAGGCCCGCGCACGTCACGGAGCGCTCCTCAAGGTCCACGGTGATCTCGGTGCCGGGCTCGTTCTCGAGGATCTTCCACAGTTGCTCGCAGTCCTCGGGGCTGACGACCCCGGCCACGAGCCCCTGCTTACCGGCGTTGCCGCGGAAGATGTCGGCGAAGCGCGGGGCGAGGACGACCTTGAAGCCGTAGTCCTTCAGGGCCCACACGGCGTGCTCGCGGGAGGAGCCGGTGCCGAAGTCAGGGCCGGCAACGAGCACGGAGGCCCGCTTGTAGGCCTCCTGGTTGAGGATGAAGTCGGGCTCGCCGGCGCGCCAGGCGGCGAAGAGGGCGTCGTCGAAGCCGGTGCGGGTGATGCGCTTGAGGTAGACCGCCGGGATGATCTGATCGGTGTCGACGGCGCTGCGGCGCAGCGGGGCACCGATACCGGTGTGGCGGATGAACTTGTCCATGGTGATCCTGCTTCCCTGTCTCGTCCCGGTGTCCCTCAGGCGGCCCGGCCCGCAGTGGCGGCCCGCCCGGCCACCGGCTCCAGGTCCGCTGGGGTGGACAGCCTCCCGCGCACGGCCGTGGCGGCGGCGACGACGGGCGAGACCAGGTGGGTGCGCCCGCCCTTGCCCTGGCGGCCCTCGAAGTTGCGGTTCGACGTTGAGGCGCAGCGCTCCCCGGGGGTGAGCTGGTCGGGGTTCATTCCCAGGCACATGGAGCACCCGGCGTTGCGCCACTCGGCGCCGAAGCCCTTGAAGACCTGGTCCAGGCCCTCGGCCTCGGCCTGGAGGCGGATGCGGGCGGAGGCGGGGACAACGAGCATGCGCAGGCCCGGGGCCTTGGTGCGGCCGCGCACGACCTCGGCCGCGGCGCGCAGATCCTCGATGCGCCCGTTGGTGCACGAGCCGAGGAAGACGGTGTCCACGGCGATGTCCCGCAGCGGAGTTCCGGGGGCGAGGCCCATGTACTCCAGGGCGCGCTCGGCGGCGCGGCGCTCGGTCTCGTCGGCGATGGTGGCGGGGTCGGGGACGGACGCGGAGATCGGCAGGCCCTGCCCGGGATTGGTGCCCCAGGTGACGAAGGGCTCGATGTCCGCGGCGGTGAGGACGACCTCGGTGTCGAAGACGGCGTCGTCGTCGGTGCGCAGGGTGCGCCAGTGCTCCAGCGCGGCGTCCCAGTCGGCGCCCCGCGGGGCGTGGGGGCGGTCCTTGAGATAGTCGAACGTGGTCTCGTCGGGGGCGATCATGCCCGCGCGGGCGCCGCCCTCGATACTCATGTTGCAGATCGTCATGCGGGCCTCCATGGAGAGGCCCTCGA includes these proteins:
- a CDS encoding NAD(P)H-dependent glycerol-3-phosphate dehydrogenase — its product is MTGQGAPARAAIIGSGAWGTAFASLIAEAGGSATIWARRAEIAEEINAGANERYLPGLRLPAGVRATTDMAQAVRGAQMLVVAVPSQAARGIVAPLAGRLEEGVAVVSLMKGIELGTGMRMSEVLGQALQAGPERLAVVSGPNLADEIAARQPTATVIAAADEGLAVRVAAACATAAFRPYTNTDVLGVELCGAVKNVIALAVGMAAGRGYGDNSKATIITRGLVEITRLGLALGASPETFAGLAGMGDLVATCSSPLSRNQSFGRHLGEGMSVNEAASASRGVAEGAKSARAVLDLAARHGVEMPITAGVVAVVEGAASVEEVNDALLARPRKTEGVHGERID
- a CDS encoding lysophospholipid acyltransferase family protein; translated protein: MSLFYRFASRGAIIPFLKIVSRQRVTGVERFPADGGFIAVANHLSNIDALTAMRTLVDADIPAYSLAKASLFKIPVVGQVLRAGGQIPVQRGTASASDALREAERVLADGGVIMIFPEGTLSRDPLKWPMVGKTGAARLAMSTGVPVIPMAQWGGQDIMDTCTDAFHPFPPKPVTVRVGEPLDLTRFGSDTDDHDAVRACTAEIMRAITAELEVIRGEKAPRPFDPRYDIDHGPGAYGERRPDPDPGAAPGVAARPEPGAGDAPGGRVESEEAGL
- the murA gene encoding UDP-N-acetylglucosamine 1-carboxyvinyltransferase produces the protein MVDGLLQVEGGRPLSGEITVRGAKNLVPKAMVAALLGTTPSVLGNVPLIRDVEVVSGLLTLHGVQVDYDQTAGILRLDPSRVEAAHVADIDAHAGSSRIPILFCGPLLHRLGEAFIPDLGGCRIGDRPIDFHLDILRSFGAVVDKLEAGIRLTAPDGLRGTVIELPYPSVGATEQTLLTAVRADGRTELRGAAVEPEIMDLVDVLQKMGAIISVDTDRIIHIEGVEELAGYRHTALPDRIETASWASAALATGGDVFVHGAHQSHMTTFLNIFRKVGGAFDVRDDGIRFYHPGGDLRSIVVETNVHPGFMTDWQQPLVVALTQADGVSIVHETVYENRFGFTKALCKMGAAIQVYRECLGGTACRFGQRNFYHSAVISGPTPLRGADIVVPDLRGGFSHLIAALAAQGTSRVEGINLIDRGYEHFMSKLGSLDAKVTRLA
- the leuD gene encoding 3-isopropylmalate dehydratase small subunit is translated as MDKFIRHTGIGAPLRRSAVDTDQIIPAVYLKRITRTGFDDALFAAWRAGEPDFILNQEAYKRASVLVAGPDFGTGSSREHAVWALKDYGFKVVLAPRFADIFRGNAGKQGLVAGVVSPEDCEQLWKILENEPGTEITVDLEERSVTCAGLRTTFAIDDYVRWCLMEGLDDISLTLTEEEAISAYEAARPSFKPATLPARHLPPAEVVPARGAEMPTP
- the leuC gene encoding 3-isopropylmalate dehydratase large subunit, coding for MGMTLAEKVWRDHVVKKGADGAPDLLYIDLHLIHEVTSPQAFEGLRLAGRSVRRTDLTIATEDHNTPTLDIDLPIADVTSRAQIETLRANCAEFGVRIHSLGDADQGIVHAVGPQLGLTQPGMTVVCGDSHTSTHGAFGALAFGIGTSQVEHVLATQTLPVAPFKTMSVTIDGELPSGSGAKDIILAIIAKIGTNGAQGHVIEYRGRAIEGLSMEARMTICNMSIEGGARAGMIAPDETTFDYLKDRPHAPRGADWDAALEHWRTLRTDDDAVFDTEVVLTAADIEPFVTWGTNPGQGLPISASVPDPATIADETERRAAERALEYMGLAPGTPLRDIAVDTVFLGSCTNGRIEDLRAAAEVVRGRTKAPGLRMLVVPASARIRLQAEAEGLDQVFKGFGAEWRNAGCSMCLGMNPDQLTPGERCASTSNRNFEGRQGKGGRTHLVSPVVAAATAVRGRLSTPADLEPVAGRAATAGRAA